The window GGAGGTCCTCGATTTCTTCCTCCAGTCCCATTACCAGTGAGTCGGCCGTGCGCGCCGAAAAAGCCTTTCTTTCTGTGGAGGGGCCACCGACGCGTCTTCTCGCACTTCGACACGTTAATATGCCGGTAGAGAACACCTCGCAAACGACGATGCCGGACCCCACCACGCTACGGGATAGCACTCAGTTCGTCCTCCCGGCCGAGGTGCTGGCCGGATTCCGGGAGGACCTCGACGAGCAGTTCACGCTGACGTTCTTCGAGGTGGACGCGAGCGGTCGCGGGTCCGGTCAGAGAGAGGGTAGCGACGCCACAGGAGCGACGGGCGGCAGCGGGGAACCCCGCGAAGGCGAGCGAGAAGACGCGGGCGACGAGACCAGTCGAAACGACGGCTACGTCCGCGTTATCGGGAGTCCAGTGGAAATCAAAGCCGCCAGCGAGTTTCTGAGCCGACACGGCGTGAGCGTCCGGTGAAAGTCCCGACGACCGAAAGATAAGCCTTAAAACTGCTCCGCGGGTTCGTTTAGGTATGGCTGAGACGATAGAAGTACTCGTTCCCGGCGGGCAGGCGGACCCCGGTCCGCCCCTCGGTCCGGAACTCGGACCGACCGCCGTCAACGTACAGGAGGTCGTCAACCAGATTAACGACCAGACCGAGGCCTTCGACGGTACCGAAGTCCCGGTGACCATCACCATCGAAGACGACGGTAGCTTCGAGATTGAAGTGGGCGTCCCGCCGACGGCGGCGCTCATCAAGGACGAGGCCGGTTTCGAAACCGGAAGCGGCGAACCCCAGAAGGACTTCGTCGCTGACCTCTCCATCGACCAAGTGAAGAAGATTGCCGAGCAGAAACATCCGGACCTGCTCGCGTACGACACGAAGAACGCCGCGAAGGAGATAGTCGGCACCTGCGCTTCGCTCGGCGTCACCATCGAGGGAGACGACGCCCGCGAGTTCAAGGAGAAGGTGGACGCTGGCGAGTACGACGACGTGTTGCTCGACGAAGCCGCAGCGTAACCTCGATTCCTTTCGTTCCTGCTTTCTACCTCACCCGGTAGCCGTTGGGCCGTCGCCCGCGCGAACGACTCGTCGGCAGGTGACCCTATCGGCGAACGCCCCCTATCCGGAGACCCTCTAGTCGCTGGTGGGGAGGGAGCGGGGAAAAGAGCGTACGTATAGAAGAGAACCGAGCGCAGAGAAGAGCGTCCATCGAGAAGAACGGACCTACATTTCTCGTCGAGACGATTCGGCCCGGACCGAGCGACTACTGGCCGACCTCTCTCGCGTGGAGGTTCGAGGAGCGCGTCGCGCGAAACAGGTCGGGTTCACGTTCGCGTGTGCATCGCAGCAGCGGGTCCAGTTCCTCGCCGCCGTCTGCGAGTTCCACCGTACCGCTCTCGCGGTCGTACTCGACTACGGACGCCTCGGATAGTTTCGGCAGGTGGGCGTGAACCAGCGAGGTCTCGACCGCACTCGGGTCCGTCTCGTCGCGTTCGTCCGACTGCCACGCAGCGATGCGCCGAGCGAGTTCCGCGACGGACGTTCGGCCGTTGCGCTTCAGGGTGTAGAGGACGCCGCGGCGGCGGGCGTCTCGGAGGAGGTCAAAAGCCACGCTTACGTCATCGACTGACTCGGTTCGCTGTTGGTCCGACATACAGGACCATCCTGGTTCCGGGGGTACATTAACCGGATACTCACTCCCGTCGATTGCAACGAGTTCGTTCCGACCGTTGCAACTGTTTCAATGCTTGATTACTATTTTTTATACTCCGATGGACTCCGCCACGACCGACCGAGGGGCGTCTCGCCGCGACCGGTTCCAACCCGTACCTCTTTAACCTATCAGGAACCGAACGTCGGGTAATGCTCGCGGGAACAAACGTCGCGCTCGGGGTGACGGGTAGCATCGCGGCGGTGAAGGTAGTCGAGTTGGCGCACGAACTCCAGCGGCGCGGCGCGTCGGTCCGAGCGGTGACGACCGAGAGCGCACGCGGCATCGTCCACCCGTGGGCGGTCGAATTCGCCACCGGAAACCCGGTCGTCACCGAGATTACGGGACAGGTCGAACACGTCGAGTTGTGCGGCCGCGACGGGTGGGCCGACGTACTGCTCGTCGCGCCCGCGACCGCGAACACGG is drawn from Halorussus sp. MSC15.2 and contains these coding sequences:
- a CDS encoding 50S ribosomal protein L11 — its product is MAETIEVLVPGGQADPGPPLGPELGPTAVNVQEVVNQINDQTEAFDGTEVPVTITIEDDGSFEIEVGVPPTAALIKDEAGFETGSGEPQKDFVADLSIDQVKKIAEQKHPDLLAYDTKNAAKEIVGTCASLGVTIEGDDAREFKEKVDAGEYDDVLLDEAAA